Proteins from a single region of Echeneis naucrates chromosome 14, fEcheNa1.1, whole genome shotgun sequence:
- the nsd1b gene encoding histone-lysine N-methyltransferase, H3 lysine-36 and H4 lysine-20 specific isoform X3 — MSGPYAGPGRETHQSSCPLTPGRDLSSHTSSPRHHDQRIGLTMSAATSSLKHASVFGFTQRDHSSSSSTSSSSSSTYSPLRRLQHLTTMVSQPDLVLPVREPERSWEWGLHKKKERGKDKERDSWNDGTCRDYSGTQNTGREESLGNSSEHSSQKQSQVQTGSRDLVEVNRRDHITSEKKSEGCFSSPPSPAFSLDSNSPFANGFLHFESSLFEDDDNDQVRGTVSPMVGLADKHDRVGNALQSTPGHLSSDSKDVNLSSAKVVTRSQSSGQRRRYWDGSEDEWESDTDLFLFMDSPSRHSLNSQKKKPLPPVKHLEGEIIWAKFSRRPWWPCEVIIDPVQGNYHREKEPNDRPCRLYHVRTFGEPKELVWVEEKSTRTFHGGFEFEQLPLLRRRGKQREQNYKYTIPKRYQDSWKSSVAEAESILPQRPKMASSISSSIDDVFHNSTTPERKTKAHPTFTPSPSPVSNPNPETSHINNVSVSSLITAPAKPSTLRKSSGKKKLSKSSKDKCSKHSKKTLRNSPDQSDRENGECPYSDLDSVPKILCPKALERQPKLVPTQLSVTVVKEVKKQPEIQSGLWFSKSGKDRRPKTTSPMPDRTLFSKASCKKKNQSVVSKKMLVTSVSSSGGTSDHAGLSDKHKTLIPAEANLPPEHSGSHKCKNSPPASRSFGVTGSDADQSGLSDKQKSPVSVEAGVPSDKCGYSKRRLAPSNTPDNTVTGPASEQFGSIDVKKTLDPSMKVDFSEQSRFSENVRSFSRTEHADMTVNKKVRVTDKISIQPKESNKSTLSSLNADTTASLAVIEKQTSLVSKCRLPFVKLIRKDIRSKKLLKSNVTIDQTERTKKEKIPDNRISSKQSDLVEGKPSVSLGQAFKSESIKVSVVKLKAKRGNGVLRLSPESSQGKIVPASNVVSVSTDELGSPETESLPVLNVTPTNVTTSTSCNQSEKKKNLTTNAISTSADQLHTTAENVTPARQRTSSSTAAHGSKSLTSEKSKKVVHKSKQVAIELEKVIKEQPAHLPASSRLMTRALKAMQEAEQKKQGKAQKKEAEKKETVSPFKKAEGLVCHSARNSTWTSETKLGFCTKTKSLKSQYKDNGEYDRDTLSSCSSPRLMLSDSTDIEADVKSEDEYLSISSTPPMDFIPLTSKVKAKREDQSSNNCSSSSPSSPFSFMKAFKNVEQVSFQSVPNDANGKPISFKPDTNYKFSTFLMMLKDLHDTREREGAPLELEIGPPSAHVKEEPLVMPGGTKPTGQDDVVNNSKSSPDEIMIIHTEGRTRKMSKRPYNRRGNCTGGKKKANRKVPCRPARSGPGFPGVESSHGMAPLPTGDSTSGVQSLLGMQASSWKRQAGDGERAVGEEEERWSRVNENLQDTNPLEQQGSDTSLCPRQPNGLVADCTETNANLIISAAGHDKAPTAHKRIRKPSKRLIEWTEEYDQIFSTRKKTKKPLQLIGKAAQPITSMSEPPGSDKNAHDEASLNLLPETQTPPPEEITTTMPSELQIPSTENTHPQDAAVLSIDTLTPPPEAEPALSDGPVKSNGNAPLLEKKRKRKPTQKILEYCLEAEAATGPKKKVKTLKNNSNPAQQSDPGAPSLKSKSKHLSASTSPLRTPEASTCAPTPSIQTSITPSTPAPATPPTPSKPSQLERAPTEVDAPLSEDTKAQEGKKDTESEGDLSSLAHSFSSVKDDLSLCDDPFLPSRKIIGDRGGPASMKENICQVCEKTGELLLCEGQCCGAFHLPCISLAEAPKGKFVCPECKSGIHTCFVCKKRSEDVRRCMIPVCGKFYHGECIASYAPTAPVTRGFRCSIHVCLTCFIANPNSVSISKGRLVRCVRCPVAYHATDLCMAAGSVILSNNSIICPNHFTPRRGVKNHEHVNVSWCFVCTEGGSLLCCESCPAAFHRECLNIEMPKGSWYCNDCKAGKKPRYKDILWVKVGRYRWWPAEVSHPKTIPENIQRMRHDVGEFPVHFFGSNDYLWTYQARVFPYMDVDANSKEKMGKGVDATYKKALEEAAVRFRELQAEKELRQLQEDRKNDRKPPPYKHIKVNRPIGKVQIFTADLSEIPRCNCKATDESPCGNDSECINRMLLYECHPQVCPAGERCLNQAFTKRQYSQVEIFRTLSRGWGLRCVHDIKKGQFVSEYVGEVIDEEECRSRIRHAQENDICNFYMLTLDKDRIIDAGPKGNEARFMNHSCQPNCETQKWTVSGDTRVGLFALVDVAAGTELTFNYNLECLGNGKTVCKCGAPNCSGFLGVRPKQNNPPSEDKGRKLKRRGHGRRKKKVVVTKEREDECFSCGDGGQMVSCKRPGCPKVYHADCLNLTKRPAGRWECPWHQCDICGKEAASFCEMCPSSYCCQHRDGLLFISKLDGKLSCSEHDPCGPEPLEPGEIREYIPEPRALTSGLGMAIIPAAASNTTAGLNQTRRRVQEISAGASVCASESFPAFSIPVPITIPVTAPAPSPPPSSLDAPSSPHVFDLPHYSPISSYEEETDVLEEEDEEEEEEEELLAEVDEELVEEGEVNRQRSESHEEDGEAVMEEVGLEYLEIKEEEEEDDDDDDDDDDDDDDDDDDDEDKDEEEE; from the exons AGATTTGGTGGAAGTCAATCGGCGTGATCACATCACCtcagaaaaaaagtcagaaggTTGTTTTTCAAGCCCACCCAGCCCGGCCTTCTCCCTTGACAGCAACAGTCCCTTCGCCAATGGCTTCCTCCATTTTGAATCGTCTTTATTTGAGGATGACGACAATGATCAAGTGCGAGGGACAGTGTCACCAATGGTGGGCTTGGCGGACAAACATGACAGGGTGGGGAATGCTCTTCAGTCCACTCCTGGACACTTAAGTTCGGACTCTAAGGATGTTAACCTGTCGTCAGCCAAGGTGGTCACACGGTCGCAATCCTCGGGTCAACGCAGGAGATACTGGGACGGCTCTGAGGATGAGTGGGAGAGCGATACTGATCTGTTCCTGTTTATGGATAGTCCCTCAAGGCATTCACTG AACAGCCAGAAGAAAAAGCCTTTGCCCCCTGTGAAGCATTTAGAGGGTGAGATTATTTGGGCAAAGTTCAGCCGAAGACCCTGGTGGCCCTGTGAGGTGATCATTGACCCTGTACAGGGAAACTATCACAGAGAGAAAG AGCCCAATGATCGGCCCTGTAGGCTGTACCATGTCAGGACCTTTGGTGAGCCTAAGGAGCTCGTTTGGGTGGAGGAAAAATCAACTCGCACTTTCCATGGAGGCTTTGAATTTGAACAGCTCCCCCTACTGCGTCGGAGGGGGAAGCAAAGGGAGCAGAACTACAAATACact ATTCCTAAGCGTTATCAGGACTCCTGGAAATCCAGTGTGGCAGAAGCTGAATCTATTCTTCCACAGAGACCCAAAATGGCTTCCTCTATTTCTTCATCGATAGATGATGTCTTCCACAACAGCACCACACCGGAGAGAAAGACCAAGGCCCATCCAACATTTACTCCCTCCCCTTCACCTGTCTCTAACCCGAACCCTGAGACATCACACATCAACAATGTGTCCGTTTCATCCCTAATAACTGCTCCAGCAAAGCCAAGCACTTTAAGAAAATCTTCTGGAAAGAAGAAACTAAGTAAATCATCAAAAGACAAGTGTAGTAAACACTCTAAAAAGACATTGCGCAATAGCCCAGACCAGTCAGATAGAGAGAATGGAGAATGCCCATACTCAGACCTCGACTCAGTCCCTAAGATTTTGTGTCCTAAAGCACTTGAACGTCAGCCTAAGCTAGTTCCTACTCAGCTGTCTGTGACAGTTGTCAAAGAGGTGAAGAAGCAGCCAGAAATTCAGAGTGGACTTTGGTTCAGTAAATCAGGCAAAGACAGGCGACCTAAAACAACCAGTCCAATGCCAGACCGTACTCTGTTTAGCAAGGCATCGTGTAAGAAGAAGAACCAGTCAGTTGTTAGTAAGAAGATGCTGGTTACAAGTGTCTCCTCCAGCGGTGGGACCAGTGACCATGCAGGGCTGTCTGACAAGCATAAGACTTTGATACCTGCTGAAGCAAATCTGCCTCCTGAACATTCAGGAAgtcataaatgtaaaaatagccCACCTGCCAGTAGATCCTTCGGCGTAACTGGCAGCGATGCTGACCAGTCAGGACTGTCAGACAAACAGAAGTCTCCGGTCTCTGTTGAGGCCGGTGTTCCCTCTGACAAGTGTGGATACTCCAAGCGTAGACTGGCACCCAGTAATACACCCGACAACACTGTTACTGGCCCGGCATCTGAACAGTTTGGTAGCATAGATGTTAAAAAGACACTTGATCCCAGCATGAAAGTTGATTTCAGTGAGCAATCCAGGTTTTCAGAAAATGTAAGGAGTTTCAGTCGAACTGAACATGCTGACATGACGGTTAATAAAAAGGTCCGTGTCACTGACAAAATTTCCATTCAGCCAAAGGAAAGTAACAAAAGTACGTTGTCCAGTTTAAATGCTGACACTACTGCCTCATTAGCAGttatagaaaaacaaactagtTTGGTCTCCAAGTGTCGGCTCCCTTTTGTCAAATTAATACGCAAAGACATTAGGTCTAAGAAGTTACTAAAGTCCAATGTAACCATTGACCAAACTGAgcgcacaaaaaaagaaaagataccAGATAACAGAATTTCCTCTAAACAATCAGACTTAGTGGAGGGCAAGCCAAGTGTCTCCTTAGGTCAGGCATTCAAATCAGAATCTATCAAGGTTTCAGTTGTGAAATTAAAAGCTAAACGTGGGAACGGTGTGCTCCGTCTCTCACCAGAATCATCACAAGGGAAAATTGTACCGGCCTCCAATGTGGTGAGTGTCTCTACTGATGAGTTAGGGAGCCCAGAGACAGAAAGCCTACCAGTTTTAAATGTAACCCCAACCAATGTGACCACTTCCACTTCCTGTAATCAgtcagaaaagaagaagaatctcACTACCAATGCGATAAGCACGTCTGCTGACCAACTGcacacaacagctgaaaatgtAACTCCTGCAAGGCAACGGACTTCATCATCTACGGCCGCTCATGGTTCCAAAAGCCTGACTTCTGAAAAATCCAAGAAGGTTGTCCACAAATCAAAGCAGGTTGCCATCGAACTGGAAAAAGTCATAAAGGAGCAGCCTGCACATCTTCCAGCCAGCAGTCGGCTGATGACCAGAGCCCTGAAGGCCATGCAGGAGGCGGAGCAGAAGAAGCAGGGGAAAGCCCAGAAGAAGGAGGCCGAGAAGAAGGAAACCGTCAGTCCATTTAAAAAGGCAGAGGGCCTTGTGTGCCACTCTGCGCGTAACTCCACTTGGACTTCAGAAACCAAGCTAGGCTTTTGCACTAAAACTAAATCTCTTAAATCTCAATATAAAGACAATGGTGAGTATGATCGCGACACACTCTCTAGCTGTAGCAGCCCCCGTTTGATGCTTTCTGATTCAACTGACATTGAAGCTGATGTCAAGAGTGAAGACGAATACCTCTCAATATCCTCAACTCCACCGATGGACTTCATTCCCCTTACCTCCAAGGTGAAGGCAAAGAGGGAAGATCAGTCCTCTAACAActgctcctcatcctcaccttcCTCACCTTTCTCTTTCATGAAGGCCTTTAAAAACGTTGAACAGGTGTCCTTTCAGTCTGTTCCAAACGATGCCAATGGCAAACCCATTTCTTTCAAACCAGACACAAACTACAAATTCAGCACTTTTCTCATGATGTTGAAGGACTTGCATGACACTAGAGAGCGAGAGGGGGCCCCTTTAGAGCTGGAGATCGGGCCACCAAGTGCACATGTTAAGGAGGAACCTTTAGTGATGCCTGGGGGGACTAAACCCACCGGCCAAGACGATGTCGTTAACAATTCAAAGTCAAGTCCAGACGAAATCATGATCATACACACTGAAGGCCGCACAAGAAAGATGTCAAAGAGGCCGTATAACAGAAGAGGTAACTGCActggagggaaaaagaaagccAATCGCAAAGTGCCTTGTCGTCCTGCCAGGTCTGGACCTGGATTCCCAGGAGTGGAGTCCTCTCATGGAATGGCACCTTTACCAACGGGGGACTCTACATCAGGAGTCCAGTCCTTGTTGGGCATGCAGGCCAGCAGCTGGAAGCGGCAGGCAGGAGATGGTGAAAGAGCAgttggggaggaggaggagaggtggagcaGAGTTAATGAGAATCTACAGGACACAAATCCTTTGGAGCAGCAGGGCTCTGATACTTCACTATGTCCCAGACAGCCGAACGGCCTAGTCGCAGACTGCACTGAGACTAACGCAAACTTAATAATCAGCGCTGCAGGACATGACAAGGCTCCAACAG cACACAAGCGAATAAGAAAACCAAGCAAGAGGCTGATTGAATGGACTGAAGAGTACGATCAGATTTTCTCCACCAGGAAGAAGACCAAAAAGCCTCTCCAGCTGATTGGAAAG GCCGCTCAACCCATTACCTCCATGTCAGAACCCCCGGGATCAGACAAGAACGCACATGATGAAGCATCCTTGAACTTACTTCCTGAAACACAGACACCACCTCCTGAGGAAATCACTACAACAATGCCCTCTGAACTACAAATTCCaagcactgaaaacacacatcccCAAGATGCAGCGGTGCTTTCCATCGACACACTGACCCCTCCTCCAGAGGCTGAACCCGCGCTGTCAGATGGTCCTGTCAAAAGCAATG GAAATGCTCctctgctggagaagaagcGGAAGAGAAAACCAACTCAGAAGATCCTGGAGTACTGTCTGGAGGCAGAGGCCGCGACGGGGCCCAAGAAGAAG GTCAAAACACTGAAGAACAATTCAAATCCTGCCCAACAATCAG ATCCAGGAGCACCATCTTTAAAATCAAAAAGCAAGCATCTTTCAGCATCCACCTCCCCACTGAGGACCCCAGAGGCTTCCACCTGTGCACCTACACCCTCTATTCAGACCAGTATCACTCCAAGCACTCCTGCACCTGCCACTCCTCCAACACCATCCAAACCCAGCCAGTTGGAGAGGGCGCCAACAGAGGTCGATGCTCCTTTGTCAGAGGACACTAAGGCACAGGAAGGCAAAAAGGACACAGAGTCTGAG GGTGACTTATCCAGCTTGGCTCACAGCTTTTCCTCCGTTAAGGATGACTTGTCGCTGTGCGATGACCCATTTTTACCCTCAAGGAAGATCATCGGGGACAGAGGAGGCCCTGCCTCCATGAAGGAGAACATATGTCAG gtgTGTGAAAAGACAGgcgagctgctgctctgtgagggGCAGTGCTGTGGAGCGTTCCACCTACCTTGCATCTCTCTGGCTGAGGCACCGAAGGGGAAGTTTGTCTGTCCTGAATGCAAATCAG GCATCCACACATGCTTTGTGTGTAAGAAGCGCAGTGAGGATGTGCGGCGCTGTATGATTCCCGTGTGTGGGAAGTTTTACCACGGTGAGTGTATCGCCAGCTATGCTCCGACCGCGCCCGTGACCAGAGGCTTCCGCTGCTCCATCCATGTCTGCCTCACATGCTTCATCGCCAATCCCAACAGTGTGTCCATTTCTAAAG GTCGTCTGGTACGCTGCGTGCGCTGCCCAGTGGCCTATCACGCTACAGACCTCTGCATGGCCGCCGGCAGTGTCATCCTCTCCAACAACAGCATCATCTGTCCCAACCACTTCACCCCTCGCCGTGGCGTCAAGAACCACGAACACGTCAACGTCAGCTGGTGCTTTGTCTGCACAGAAG GGGGAAGTCTACTCTGCTGCGAGTCCTGTCCTGCTGCCTTTCACCGCGAATGTCTGAACATTGAGATGCCCAAAGGCAGCTGGTACTGCAACGACTGCAAGGCTGGGAAGAAGCCCCGCTACAAGGACATCCTCTGGGTGAAAGTTGGCCGGTATAG GTGGTGGCCAGCGGAGGTCAGCCATCCCAAAACGATCCCAGAGAATATCCAGCGGATGAGACACGATGTTGGAGAGTTCCCTGTCCACTTCTTTGGCTCCAACGACTATCTGTGGACCTACCAGGCCAGAGTCTTTCCTTACATGGATGTGGACgccaacagcaaagaaaagatgGGGAAAGGCGTTGATGCCACCTATAAGAAAG CTTTGGAGGAGGCAGCTGTGCGATTTCGCGAGCTTCAAGCTGAGAAGGAGCTTCGGCAGCTTCAGGAGGACAGAAAGAACGACAGGAAGCCTCCTCCATACAAGCACATTAAG GTGAATCGACCAATAGGAAAGGTTCAGATCTTTACAGCCGACCTCTCAGAGATCCCGCGCTGTAACTGCAAGGCGACGGATGAGAGCCCGTGTGGGAATGACTCAGAGTGCATCAACCGCATGCTGCTGTATGAATGCCACCCACAG GTTTGCCCCGCAGGGGAACGCTGCCTCAACCAGGCGTTCACCAAGCGTCAGTACAGCCAGGTGGAGATCTTCAGGACCCTGTCCCGAGGCTGGGGGCTGCGCTGTGTCCATGACATCAAGAAG GGTCAGTTTGTGAGTGAGTATGTGGGGGAGGTGATTGACGAGGAGGAGtgcaggtccaggatcagacaTGCGCAGGAGAACGATATCTGTAACTTCTACATGTTAACTCTGGACAAG gACCGAATCATTGATGCTGGGCCGAAAGGGAACGAGGCTCGCTTCATGAACCACAGCTGTCAGCCAAACTGCGAGACCCAGAAGTGGACTGTGAGCGGAGACACCCGGGTGGGACTGTTTGCTCTGGTCGACGTTGCTGCAG gCACAGAGCTGACCTTCAACTACAACCTGGAGTGTTTAGGGAACGGCAAGACAGTGTGTAAATGTGGAGCACCAAACTGCAGCGGGTTTCTGGGCGTCAGGCCAAAG CAGAACAACCCTCCATCCGAAGACAAAGGTCGGAAGCTGAAGAGGAGAGGTCACggcaggaggaagaagaaggtggTGGTGACGAAGGAAAGAGAGGACGAGTGTTTCAGCTGCGGAGACGGAGGACAGATGGTGTCCTGTAAGAGGCCTGGATGTCCTAAAGTCTATCACGCCGACTGCCTGAACCTCACCAAGAGGCCTGCAG GCCGATGGGAATGTCCGTGGCACCAGTGCGACATATGTGGTAAAGAGGCAGCATCCTTCTGTGAAATGTGCCCCAGTTCTTACTGCTGCCAGCACCGTGACGGACTGCTCTTCATCTCCAAGCTAGATGGCAAGCTGTCCTGCAGTGAGCACGACCCCTGTGGGCCTGAACCACTGGAGCCCGGGGAGATCAGAGAGTACATACCTGAACCCCGAGCCCTGACCTCTGGGCTGGGCATGGCCATCATCCCTGCCGCCGCCTCTAACACGACCGCTGGGCTGAACCAGACTCGCAGGAGGGTCCAGGAGATCAGTGCCGGCGccagtgtgtgtgcttctgagtcatttcctgctttttccATCCCAGTGCCCATCACCATTCCTGTCACTGCTCCTGCCCCCTCACCTCCCCCCAGCAGCTTGGATGCTCCCAGCAGCCCGCATGTCTTTGACCTCCCACACTACTCACCTATCTCTTCATACGAGGAGGAGACGGATGTGTTagaagaggaagacgaggaggaggaagaggaggaggagctgctggcagAAGTGGACGAGGAGTTAGTGGAAGAGGGTGAGGTGAATAGGCAGAGATCAGAATCTCACGAAGAGGATGGAGAGGCAGTGATGGAAGAGGTCGGGCTGGAATACCTGGAGatcaaagaggaggaggaggaggacgacgacgacgatgatgacgatgacgatgacgacgacgatgatgacgatgacgacgaagacaaagatgaggaagaggagtga